The Streptomyces sp. NBC_00510 genomic interval CAGCCAAACGCACACGGCTCGATGGCATGCCGCACAGCGTGGAGGCGCCGCGGGCCCGCGGCAATCAGAGCGTTCCGCCAGGCGGAACGGGTGTCACACCGCTCCGGCCCCGGTGAGCGAACGGACCTCGACCTCGGCGAACTTGTCCTCGTCGGCGCGCTCGCGGGACAGGACCGTGCCCAGCCAGCCCGCCGCGAAGCCCAGCGGGATGGACACCAGGCCCGGGTTCTCCAGCGGGAAGTACTGGAAGTCCACGCCCGGGAACAGCGACTGCGGGCTGCCCGACACCACCGGGGACAGCACCACCAGCACGACCGCCGGGACGAGACCCCCGTAGATCGCCCACACCGTGCCGCGGGTCGTGAACCTCCGCCAGAACAGCGTGTACAGCAGCGCGGGCAGGTTGGCGGACGCGGCCACCGCGAACGCGAGCCCCACCAGGAAGGCCACGTTCTGGCCCTGCGCGAACAGGCTCAGCGCGATGGCCACCCCACCGATGCAGACGGCGGCCACCCGGGCCACCCGCACGTCCTGGTTCTCCCGGCGCCTGCCGCCCGGTGCGGTCCTTCGACGGCGCAGCGTCGCGTGGAGGTCGTGGGCGACCGAGGCGGACGAGGCGAGCGTGATACCGGCGACGACGGCCAGGATCGTGGCGAACGCGACCGCCCCGACGACCGCGAAGAGAACCGTTCCACCGGTGGAGCCCGCTCCCCCGCCCAGGTCGAGGGCGAGCAGCGGCACCGCCGTGTTCCCGGCGGCGTTGGACGCGCGCACGGTGTTCGAGCCGACCAGCGCCGCCGCGCCGAAGCCCAGCACGATCGTCATCAGGTAGAAGCCGCCGATGAGCCCGATCGCCCAGACCACGGAACGCCGCGCCGAGCGGGCCGTGGGCACGGTGTAGAAGCGCGAGAGGATGTGCGGCAGCCCGGCGGTGCCCAGGACGAGGGCGAGGCCGAGGCTGATGAAGTCCAGCCGGTCGGTCCAGCTCTGCCCGTACAGCCTTCCGGGGGCGAGGAACTCCCGGCCCTGGCCGCTGCCGTCGGCGGCCGAGCGCAGCAGCGCTCCGAGGTCGCCGTGGAAGCGAAGGAGGACCAGGACGGTGAGGGTGATCGTGCCGCCCATGAGGAGCACGGTCTTGACGATCTGGATCCAGGTCGTGGCGCGCATGCCGCCGAAGGCGACGTAGAAGACCATGAGCGCGCCGACGCCGATGACGGTCCAGGTGCGGGCGGCCGATCCCTGACCGCCGAGCAGGAGGGAGACCAGGCTCCCGGCGCCGACCATCTGCGCGACCAGGTAGAGCACGGAGACGGT includes:
- a CDS encoding cation acetate symporter, with protein sequence MTGNHQGLALVLFTVFVSVTLAITAWAGRRRSSSVEFFAGGRLFSPLENGFAIAGDYMSAASFLGISGLIALFGYDGMLYSVGFLVAWLFVLLLVAELVRNCGRYTLADVLTARMRQRPVRIAAGTSAVTVSVLYLVAQMVGAGSLVSLLLGGQGSAARTWTVIGVGALMVFYVAFGGMRATTWIQIVKTVLLMGGTITLTVLVLLRFHGDLGALLRSAADGSGQGREFLAPGRLYGQSWTDRLDFISLGLALVLGTAGLPHILSRFYTVPTARSARRSVVWAIGLIGGFYLMTIVLGFGAAALVGSNTVRASNAAGNTAVPLLALDLGGGAGSTGGTVLFAVVGAVAFATILAVVAGITLASSASVAHDLHATLRRRRTAPGGRRRENQDVRVARVAAVCIGGVAIALSLFAQGQNVAFLVGLAFAVAASANLPALLYTLFWRRFTTRGTVWAIYGGLVPAVVLVVLSPVVSGSPQSLFPGVDFQYFPLENPGLVSIPLGFAAGWLGTVLSRERADEDKFAEVEVRSLTGAGAV